In the genome of Gordonia rubripertincta, one region contains:
- a CDS encoding helix-turn-helix transcriptional regulator, with translation MSAPLDELHRPHEATTQPDVSRLGSAGRGAPQPAGPHSQAKRLAAVVAEGDLFDAALVALIEGVGYGAMLVEPAQLPYLRNPAVLFVRSPGTLALVRRAPMLRNVRVVFLGDGITGRDHIRISPRAPGAEAALRQALAATIGPSERSTPPAPANRVRVTEREREILQTYTLGATLRETSQAHQIAESTVREHYRRVVRRYEEAGRPVGNKAQLLLEFMADGWVRP, from the coding sequence ATGTCAGCCCCTCTGGACGAGCTCCACCGCCCGCACGAAGCAACTACGCAGCCCGATGTGTCCCGGCTCGGTTCGGCCGGCCGGGGCGCACCGCAACCCGCCGGTCCGCACTCGCAGGCCAAACGCCTCGCCGCCGTGGTTGCCGAAGGCGATCTGTTCGACGCCGCACTGGTGGCCCTCATCGAGGGGGTCGGCTACGGCGCCATGCTCGTAGAGCCTGCGCAGCTCCCCTACCTGCGCAATCCCGCCGTCCTCTTCGTTCGGTCGCCCGGCACCCTCGCACTGGTCCGGCGCGCGCCGATGCTGCGCAACGTACGCGTCGTCTTTCTCGGTGACGGGATCACCGGACGCGACCACATCCGGATCTCGCCCCGTGCGCCCGGCGCCGAGGCGGCACTGCGCCAGGCCCTCGCCGCGACCATTGGCCCTTCTGAGAGGTCGACCCCGCCCGCGCCCGCCAACCGCGTGCGGGTGACCGAACGCGAACGCGAGATCCTGCAGACCTACACCCTCGGCGCCACGCTCCGCGAGACATCGCAAGCGCACCAGATCGCAGAGAGCACGGTTCGCGAGCACTACCGCCGCGTCGTGCGGCGATACGAAGAAGCCGGTCGGCCCGTCGGCAACAAGGCCCAGCTCCTCCTCGAGTTCATGGCCGACGGTTGGGTTCGACCCTGA
- a CDS encoding SRPBCC family protein, with product MRSGPIIAGLLAAAACSGTYYAWVRPWVMTWGATEEEVAAALPGDELLPDADGVATRAITIHAPPEAIYPWLAQMGPSPRGGAYTYDWIENLLGLDMHSTDRVLEEFQHPVVGDTIGVGPEASRIEIAESDHAFVTRTTDGDWVWSFTLVPDGASTRLISRNRFRLTGLGKKLAMIPMEPGSLIMERKMLHGIKERAEALAHAG from the coding sequence ATGAGGAGCGGCCCGATCATCGCCGGTCTGCTGGCTGCTGCCGCGTGCTCCGGCACGTACTACGCCTGGGTGCGGCCGTGGGTGATGACCTGGGGAGCGACGGAAGAGGAAGTCGCTGCAGCACTCCCGGGCGACGAGTTGCTGCCCGACGCCGACGGGGTGGCCACACGGGCGATCACGATCCACGCACCTCCCGAGGCGATCTATCCGTGGCTGGCGCAGATGGGCCCGTCCCCGCGGGGTGGCGCGTACACCTATGACTGGATCGAGAACCTCCTCGGGCTCGACATGCACAGCACCGACCGGGTGCTCGAGGAGTTCCAGCATCCCGTCGTCGGCGACACCATCGGCGTCGGACCGGAGGCCTCGCGGATCGAGATCGCCGAATCCGACCACGCTTTCGTCACCCGGACCACCGACGGTGACTGGGTGTGGTCGTTCACTCTGGTCCCCGACGGCGCCTCGACACGGCTGATCAGCCGGAACCGATTCCGGTTGACCGGGCTGGGCAAGAAGCTGGCGATGATCCCCATGGAACCGGGGTCGCTGATCATGGAACGCAAGATGCTCCACGGGATCAAGGAGCGAGCCGAAGCGCTCGCGCACGCCGGGTGA
- a CDS encoding acyl-CoA synthetase, which yields MLLPTLTPTAPDDPEVIRIGDDRLSREDLVGAATAVAERIAGARTVAVLAHPTVETVLAMVGGLIAGVPVVPVPPDSGPREFAHILADSGAQAWLGQAPADATLPLVPVRRYAKSWHRHPEPHADSTALILYTSGTTGLPKGVPITRQAIAEGLDALADAWLWTADDTLAQGLPLFHVHGLILGVLGPLRRGGRLIHTVKPTAAGYAAAAEAGASMFFGVPTVWSRVGAEPDAARTLTGARILVSGSAPLPVPVFDRIRELTGHEIVERYGMTETLITLSTRVDGERRPGWVGLPLVGVETRLREGDADVPHDGESVGDLHVRGPMMSSGYLNRPDATAESWLADGFFATGDVAVIDPDGMHRIVGRRATDLIKSGGFRIGAGEIETVLLAHPAVREVAVVGVPDDYLGQRIVAYVVADDVADTELIEFVAGELSNHKRPREIRFVESLPRNAMGKVQKKLLG from the coding sequence GTGCTGCTGCCGACGCTGACCCCCACTGCCCCGGACGATCCGGAAGTCATCCGGATAGGGGACGATCGGCTGTCGCGAGAAGACCTGGTCGGCGCCGCCACGGCCGTGGCAGAACGGATAGCCGGCGCACGCACCGTCGCGGTGCTGGCGCATCCGACGGTCGAGACCGTCCTCGCGATGGTGGGCGGGCTCATCGCCGGAGTGCCGGTGGTCCCCGTGCCGCCCGACTCCGGTCCGCGCGAGTTCGCGCACATACTGGCCGATTCCGGCGCGCAGGCGTGGCTCGGGCAGGCACCCGCCGACGCCACGCTCCCGCTGGTCCCGGTTCGGCGCTACGCGAAGTCATGGCACCGGCATCCCGAACCCCACGCCGACTCGACGGCACTGATCCTCTACACCTCCGGCACCACGGGGCTACCCAAAGGCGTGCCGATCACCCGGCAGGCGATCGCCGAGGGACTCGACGCCCTCGCCGACGCCTGGTTGTGGACCGCTGATGACACTCTCGCACAAGGCCTTCCACTCTTCCACGTCCACGGGCTGATCCTCGGTGTCCTCGGTCCGCTGCGTCGAGGCGGCCGCTTGATCCACACCGTGAAGCCGACGGCGGCCGGGTACGCCGCCGCCGCAGAGGCCGGTGCCTCGATGTTCTTCGGCGTCCCGACCGTCTGGAGCCGGGTGGGCGCCGAACCCGATGCGGCCCGAACCCTCACCGGCGCACGCATTCTCGTGTCCGGCAGCGCCCCGCTGCCGGTTCCCGTCTTCGACCGCATCCGCGAACTCACCGGCCACGAGATCGTCGAACGATACGGTATGACCGAAACCCTAATCACGCTCAGCACCCGCGTCGACGGGGAGCGCCGTCCGGGCTGGGTCGGACTCCCCCTTGTCGGGGTCGAGACCCGGCTTCGCGAGGGCGACGCCGACGTGCCCCACGACGGCGAATCCGTCGGCGACCTCCACGTACGGGGCCCGATGATGTCGTCGGGCTACCTCAATCGCCCCGACGCGACCGCCGAGTCGTGGCTCGCCGACGGCTTTTTCGCCACCGGGGATGTCGCCGTCATCGACCCCGACGGCATGCACCGAATCGTCGGACGCCGGGCCACCGACCTCATCAAGTCCGGCGGTTTCCGCATCGGAGCCGGCGAGATCGAGACCGTACTGCTCGCCCACCCGGCGGTCCGCGAGGTCGCGGTGGTCGGCGTCCCCGACGACTACCTGGGCCAGCGGATCGTCGCCTATGTGGTGGCCGACGACGTCGCCGACACCGAGCTCATCGAATTCGTCGCCGGCGAGTTGTCGAATCACAAACGGCCACGAGAGATCCGGTTCGTCGAATCCCTCCCGCGCAATGCAATGGGGAAGGTTCAGAAGAAGCTGCTCGGCTGA
- a CDS encoding DUF559 domain-containing protein translates to MQHLLPGVGWIDLLVGERLAIELDSRAHHTGEDDYESDRVRSRKLIPLGYLPMRLTYAQVFSHWETTYADIAAAVRKGYHRNRAAAGNHP, encoded by the coding sequence GTGCAGCATCTCCTGCCCGGGGTCGGTTGGATTGATCTGCTCGTCGGTGAGCGGCTCGCGATCGAACTCGACAGCCGGGCCCACCACACCGGCGAAGACGACTACGAAAGCGACCGCGTCAGGTCCCGCAAGCTCATCCCGCTGGGCTATCTACCGATGCGACTCACCTACGCGCAGGTGTTCAGCCACTGGGAGACCACGTACGCCGACATCGCGGCCGCGGTCCGGAAGGGGTACCACCGCAACCGCGCTGCCGCCGGAAATCACCCCTGA
- a CDS encoding type IV toxin-antitoxin system AbiEi family antitoxin domain-containing protein translates to MDYDQLIERFGGVVSTRQLLESGETTPDIRRAVETGAMHRIRHGWLRVPGADPEIVAAVADNAVVSCATALRRHGLWIPDHPVESHARVTRYERRRSPDRCRRHGRPTPARTAVDDVATALQYAARCFDEEGFVILCDSALHHGKLTHDDLRSEFRLTPRDQERDREV, encoded by the coding sequence ATGGACTACGACCAGCTGATCGAGCGCTTCGGGGGCGTGGTGTCGACCCGGCAGCTGCTGGAATCCGGAGAGACCACGCCGGATATCCGACGCGCCGTCGAAACCGGTGCGATGCACCGGATTCGGCACGGATGGTTACGAGTTCCCGGCGCCGACCCCGAGATCGTTGCTGCGGTGGCCGACAATGCCGTCGTGTCGTGCGCGACCGCTCTTCGACGGCACGGGTTGTGGATTCCCGACCATCCCGTCGAGTCCCATGCGCGCGTGACGCGGTACGAACGACGTCGGTCCCCCGACCGATGCCGACGCCATGGCCGCCCGACTCCGGCTCGGACCGCCGTCGACGATGTCGCGACCGCCCTCCAGTACGCCGCACGGTGCTTCGACGAGGAGGGCTTCGTCATCCTGTGTGACTCCGCTCTACATCACGGCAAGCTGACCCACGACGATCTCCGTTCCGAGTTCCGACTCACACCTCGCGATCAAGAACGCGATCGAGAGGTGTGA
- a CDS encoding transposase produces MAKGYRPVQRDQQFLMPPSMREWLAADDPVWLVIDTVASLDTSAVQAVRKTGGAGRAAYHPDMLLTLLIWGWAQGQRSSRQLERLCHRDVAYRIICAGDVPDHVTISRFRADCAPAIENLFVQVLMLCSRVGMGQLGVVALDGVKIASNASLSANRTEQGLRAALAAEAARAAAEHEAADVAEDDAHGDDRGDQLPRELHDPGSRHARITEALADLAAHNEQLNDAESAAAQRKNDREQAGEKAQKAREETVQRARERRASGGPATGKGSLPVEIEVEVLTESLARAIAVHQDKIDRYRPGQRGREPGPVETNYYVLRAQRALQRALDRQQQRHAKSAPDSTPTPPATATAATTSRARRAPRRNITDPQSRMMPLRGGGWLQGFNCQAVTSDDGLIIATGVGNSPADAPTFTTMLDKAVTAATLIDTHRPHPPATTGIGVVLADAGYLSEHNLTTPGPDRLIATGKSRAVSEAAQHTPTHGPPPPDASPIEAMAHRLATPEGHALYRQRAHIAETPFGHAKHNLGFRRFTSRGLDRAAAEFSFHALVHNLFKAIGNPALAPALT; encoded by the coding sequence GTGGCCAAGGGTTATCGTCCGGTGCAGCGTGATCAACAGTTTCTGATGCCGCCGAGTATGCGGGAATGGCTGGCGGCTGATGATCCGGTGTGGCTGGTCATCGATACGGTCGCCTCGTTGGATACCTCGGCGGTGCAGGCGGTGCGCAAGACCGGCGGAGCCGGTCGCGCCGCCTATCACCCAGATATGTTGTTGACCCTGTTGATCTGGGGTTGGGCACAAGGTCAACGGTCCTCGCGGCAGCTGGAACGGTTATGTCACCGCGACGTCGCCTACCGCATCATTTGCGCTGGTGACGTCCCTGATCACGTGACGATCTCGCGGTTTCGCGCCGACTGCGCACCCGCGATCGAGAACTTGTTCGTTCAAGTGTTGATGCTGTGCTCGCGGGTCGGGATGGGCCAGTTGGGAGTCGTTGCCCTTGACGGCGTCAAGATCGCCTCCAATGCGTCACTGAGCGCCAATCGGACCGAGCAAGGATTGCGCGCAGCGTTGGCCGCCGAGGCTGCTCGTGCCGCGGCCGAACACGAAGCGGCCGATGTCGCCGAGGATGATGCCCATGGTGATGACCGCGGCGATCAGCTTCCCCGCGAGCTTCACGATCCAGGGTCGCGTCACGCCCGGATCACTGAAGCGTTGGCTGACCTGGCTGCCCACAATGAGCAACTCAACGACGCCGAGTCGGCGGCCGCCCAGCGCAAGAATGACCGTGAACAGGCTGGGGAGAAGGCCCAGAAGGCCCGCGAGGAGACGGTACAGCGGGCGCGGGAACGACGGGCCTCTGGCGGGCCCGCCACGGGTAAGGGATCGTTGCCGGTCGAGATCGAGGTCGAGGTGTTGACCGAGTCGTTGGCGCGAGCGATCGCCGTTCACCAGGACAAGATCGACCGCTATCGGCCCGGGCAGCGGGGCCGTGAACCCGGACCGGTCGAGACGAACTACTACGTGCTGCGCGCCCAACGAGCACTCCAGCGGGCCCTGGACCGTCAACAGCAGCGCCACGCCAAATCCGCGCCTGACTCAACTCCCACCCCGCCTGCCACCGCGACTGCGGCAACGACGTCACGGGCGCGACGGGCGCCACGGCGCAACATCACCGACCCGCAATCGCGGATGATGCCGTTGCGTGGCGGTGGTTGGCTCCAAGGGTTCAACTGTCAGGCTGTGACCAGCGACGACGGGCTGATCATCGCCACCGGTGTGGGCAACAGTCCCGCCGATGCCCCCACCTTCACCACGATGCTCGACAAAGCCGTCACTGCCGCAACACTCATCGACACCCATCGACCCCACCCGCCGGCGACGACCGGCATCGGGGTGGTCTTGGCCGATGCCGGATACCTCTCCGAACACAACCTCACCACCCCCGGACCCGACCGGCTCATCGCGACCGGCAAAAGCCGGGCAGTTTCAGAAGCCGCGCAACACACTCCGACCCACGGACCACCGCCACCAGACGCCTCGCCGATCGAAGCGATGGCCCACCGGTTGGCCACACCAGAAGGGCATGCGCTTTACCGTCAACGCGCCCACATCGCTGAAACCCCGTTCGGCCACGCCAAACACAACCTCGGATTCCGCCGCTTCACCAGCCGCGGACTCGATAGAGCCGCAGCGGAATTCAGCTTCCACGCCCTCGTCCACAACCTGTTCAAAGCCATCGGAAACCCCGCCCTGGCCCCCGCCCTCACCTGA
- a CDS encoding alpha/beta fold hydrolase, which translates to MTSSTTNSSNTLPRHDYERIPYLVVFDDTSAYKDTYGGVTESVVLESYLLKPVGVPSKNVIIFMHPIGGGAYLPMTNALARAGHHVIYCNSRYRGVDSALIMEKVVQDLGACVKDAKERLGYEKVILAGWSGGGALSLYYQQQAQHATVTESPAGEPPDLTQLDLPAADGMMLLAAHVSRHGTLTEWMDPSILDENDPEKRDPELDLYNPANPNQPPYTADFLERYRAAQIDRNRRITAWVKEQLADLRGRGEPLMERGFIVHGTMADPRWLDLSVDPSDRKLGCYLGDPRIVNMGPVGLARFTTLRSWLSQWSYDDAHGDGPRCAADLEVPTLVIGNSADNACTPSHTHRLFDAVGHPDTTLHTIAGATHYYSGREQIPHLKEAVGIITGWMGERGWAN; encoded by the coding sequence ATGACGTCGTCGACCACGAATTCGTCGAACACGTTGCCGCGCCACGACTACGAGCGCATCCCGTACCTTGTCGTCTTCGACGACACGTCGGCCTACAAGGACACCTACGGCGGCGTCACCGAGAGCGTCGTCCTGGAGAGTTACCTCCTGAAACCGGTCGGCGTGCCGTCGAAGAACGTCATCATCTTCATGCACCCGATCGGCGGCGGCGCCTACCTGCCGATGACCAACGCGCTGGCTCGCGCGGGCCATCACGTCATCTACTGCAACAGCCGGTATCGCGGCGTCGACAGTGCCCTGATCATGGAGAAGGTCGTCCAGGATCTCGGTGCCTGTGTGAAGGACGCCAAAGAACGACTTGGTTACGAGAAGGTGATCCTCGCCGGCTGGAGTGGTGGCGGTGCGCTGTCGCTGTACTACCAGCAGCAGGCGCAACATGCGACGGTCACCGAGAGCCCGGCCGGCGAGCCGCCGGACCTCACCCAACTCGACCTCCCGGCAGCGGACGGCATGATGCTCCTCGCCGCCCACGTGTCGCGGCACGGGACGCTGACCGAGTGGATGGACCCGTCGATCCTCGACGAGAACGACCCGGAGAAGCGCGATCCCGAGCTGGACCTGTACAACCCGGCCAACCCGAACCAGCCGCCGTACACCGCGGATTTCCTGGAGCGGTACCGGGCAGCGCAAATCGATCGCAATCGCCGGATCACCGCATGGGTGAAGGAACAGCTCGCCGACCTCCGCGGCCGTGGCGAGCCGCTGATGGAACGCGGGTTCATCGTCCACGGCACGATGGCCGACCCTCGGTGGCTGGACCTGTCGGTCGACCCGAGCGACCGCAAACTGGGCTGCTACCTGGGTGATCCGCGCATCGTCAACATGGGTCCGGTCGGCCTGGCGCGCTTCACGACGCTGCGAAGTTGGTTGTCGCAGTGGAGTTATGACGACGCCCACGGCGACGGACCCCGTTGCGCCGCCGACCTCGAGGTCCCGACCCTCGTCATCGGCAACTCGGCCGACAACGCGTGCACACCGAGCCACACCCACCGGCTGTTCGACGCCGTCGGCCACCCCGACACGACATTGCACACCATTGCCGGTGCGACGCACTACTATTCGGGCCGCGAACAGATCCCACACCTCAAGGAGGCGGTCGGCATCATCACCGGCTGGATGGGGGAGCGGGGCTGGGCCAACTGA